TCGATCATGAGCGCAATCGGCGTGCCGGTCGTCCTGCCCTCAAACACGCCGGAAAGTATACGGACCTGATCTGCTTCCTGACGCTGGGTGGTGAATTTGGACTGCCCGGGCCTGCGTCGATCGAGCCAGGGCTGGATGTCACCCTCGTTCAGGGTGATACCGGGCGGGCAGCCATCGACGACGCAGCCAATGGCCGGCCCGTGGCTCTCGCCCCAAGTCGTGACACGAAACAGCGTCCCGAAGCTGTTATCCGACATGTCAGCCTTCTGAGGATGCGACAGCGATATCGGGCGCGGTCGGGTTTTTCATACCCACCAGATGATAGCCGCAATCGACGTGATGGACCTCACCTGTTGTGCCCGATGAAAGGTCAGACAGGAAGTATAGGCCCGAACCCCCTACATCCTTGAGCGATACATTGCGCTCCATCGGCGCATTGAGCTGGTTCCAGCGCAGAATGTAGCGGAAATCGCCGATGCCATTGGCGGCCAGCGTCATGATCGGCCCGGCAGAGATCGCATTGACGCGGATATTGTCCTTGCCAAGATCCGCGGCCATGTAACGCACCGAAGCTTCGAGGGCCGCCTTGGCCACGCCCATCACATTATAATGAGGCATGACGCGTTCCGCGCCCAGATAGGACAGGGTCAGGAGTGAACCGCCATCGGTCATCAGGGCCGCAGCTCGGCGCGCAACCGCCGTGAAGGAAAAACAGGAAATATCCATCGCCTTCAGAAAGGCATCGCGCGGCGTATCGACATAGCGCCCGCGCAGGAACTGCTTGTCTGCCCAGCCAATGGCATGAACCACGAAATCGATTTTGCCCCAGGCTTTTTCGATCTCGTCGAAAGCACGGTCGATATCGGCATCGTCACTGACATCGCAAGGGATAACCAGAGAAGCACCTACGCTCTCTGCGAGAGGCTTTACGCGCTTGCCCAGTGCTTCGCCCTGATAGGTGAAAGCGAGCTCAGCCCCCTGTGCGGCGCAGGCAGAGGCGATGGCCCAGGCGATGGAGCGGTCATTGGCGACGCCCATCACAAGGCCGCGCTTGCCCGCCATCAGCGTCCCGGTGGGGAGATCGAACGAAGCGGTGGACATGAGGCAGATCCCGGTTAATGTCAGAGAAAGAAACAATAATGCTCCGCTACGTCGCACATGCCTGCCGCGCAAACAAGTGTCGAGATGACACGTTAGCAGTGACAACGAAGACGGACCCTAATAACGCAGGAGACACCCTGTCATGGCTGACGACACCACACGCCCCCTTATACCGCTCGACGCAGACCCCTTTGTTCTCTTCGCCGAGTGGATGAAGGACGCCGAGGCCAGCGAGCCAAACGACCCCAACGCAATGGCACTCGCCACCGCCTCACCCGAGGGTATTCCCTCCGTCCGCATGATCCTGCTCAAGGGCGCGGATGAGCGAGGTTTTGTGTTCTATACCAATCTCGAGAGCCGCAAGGGTGGTGAACTATCGAGCAACCCCCATGCAGCATTGCTCTTTCACTGGAAATCCCTGCGCCGCCAGATCCGTATCGAAGGTCCGGTTGAACCGGTCAGTGCAGAGGAAGCGGATCGCTATTTCGCCAGCCGCAGCCGCAATTCCCGGATCGGTGCCATCGCCTCCGACCAGTCACGGCCGCTTGCCGAGCGCGCTGATTTCGAAAAACGCATAGAGGCGGTGACAGCGCGTTTCGAGGGGAAGGAGCCCGAGCGTCCGGCCAACTGGTCAGGTTTCCGCCTTGTGCCCCGGCAGATCGAGTTCTGGCAGGACCGTCCTTACCGCATGCATGACCGCGCCACGTGGACACGTGAAGAGAATGACTGGGCCGTCACACGGCTCTACCCCTGACACTACCTGACACGGGCGCACTCGCGGGACCTCGCCCACCCGGCCAGACACATCTTTTATCTAGTGAGACCCCTCATGGCCAACGACGTCAGAAACATCCTCGTCCCGCTGAATGGCGCAGGCAATATCGATGCCGTTCTGCGTGTCGGCCTTCTCCATGCACGCGCCTTCAACGCTCACCTCTCAACCGTACTTGTGGGCGACGATCCCAATGAAATGGCAGCGCTCACAGGCGAGGGCCTTTCAAGTGCGATGATCAATGAGATGATGGAGGCGGCCGAGCATGAGGCGCATCGCCGCATGCTCCAGGTTCGGCTCAAATTCGATGCGTTCATTCGCGACAATGACATCGAGCCCAAGCAGGGTTTTCTTGAAAACGACCCCCTCGCCCATTCACGACTGAGCGCCTCCCTCGAATTTCTGACCGGATCGGA
The sequence above is drawn from the Asaia bogorensis NBRC 16594 genome and encodes:
- the pdxH gene encoding pyridoxamine 5'-phosphate oxidase; this translates as MADDTTRPLIPLDADPFVLFAEWMKDAEASEPNDPNAMALATASPEGIPSVRMILLKGADERGFVFYTNLESRKGGELSSNPHAALLFHWKSLRRQIRIEGPVEPVSAEEADRYFASRSRNSRIGAIASDQSRPLAERADFEKRIEAVTARFEGKEPERPANWSGFRLVPRQIEFWQDRPYRMHDRATWTREENDWAVTRLYP
- the fabI gene encoding enoyl-ACP reductase FabI, whose product is MSTASFDLPTGTLMAGKRGLVMGVANDRSIAWAIASACAAQGAELAFTYQGEALGKRVKPLAESVGASLVIPCDVSDDADIDRAFDEIEKAWGKIDFVVHAIGWADKQFLRGRYVDTPRDAFLKAMDISCFSFTAVARRAAALMTDGGSLLTLSYLGAERVMPHYNVMGVAKAALEASVRYMAADLGKDNIRVNAISAGPIMTLAANGIGDFRYILRWNQLNAPMERNVSLKDVGGSGLYFLSDLSSGTTGEVHHVDCGYHLVGMKNPTAPDIAVASSEG